One region of Asterias rubens chromosome 5, eAstRub1.3, whole genome shotgun sequence genomic DNA includes:
- the LOC117290534 gene encoding cholesterol oxidase-like produces the protein MGQSSSKPQSFQPSYKNYHLSSPLTDIQLSYDVIIVGSGYGGSIAASRCARAGKSVCLLERGKEWRPGDFPETGLAGLKELQLTQHGEKYMQGNPTDLFDVTISPDVLVLKGCGLGGTSLINANVALDCDPRIFKDKVWPKALRDDLDTLNGVDRELVLDMMKPTEYPSHYPELPKQKAFKTAAIHLADIEDLPLDKIYKSTPIYVNFEDRQKNHVGIPQPACNNCGNCCGGCNTGAKNTLNMNYLPDAKAHGAHIFTEVEVRVISRDDERAEWRVHYAPYVNGDFNATQRVITAPVVILGGGALGSTNILLNSKSRDMLELSSRLGQSFTTNGDTVGFSYNTKMPLKPVGISTKEARKDKGKGPGPGITKVIDLRDRNNKGVEHSYVLEDGTVPSAAELPYKFILKWLEAPHSAVDTTPGEDDWRELARHITGKAFTNTACMLAMSVDTSEGVVRLDEENGRVWIDYPGVGDGENFNTVHEGIKEATASLHGHYIPNPLWAGLFAKLRHTKGVTTVHPLGGCGMGETGEEGVVSHEGQVFVGNTSDVHPGLYVMDGAIIPRSLGVNPSLTIAMVAERCMRLLADKHGWNIDYVSDKKYNF, from the exons ATGGGTCAAAGCAGCTCGAAACCTCAATCG tTCCAGCCCAGCTACAAAAATTACCATCTATCCTCGCCCCTGACTGACATCCAGTTGTCGTATGACGTCATTATCGTCGGTTCCGGTTATGGCGGCTCGATAGCAGCAAGCCGCTGCGCACGCGCAGGGAAGAGTGTTTGCCTTCTGGAGAGAGGCAAAGAATGGAGGCCGGGCGATTTTCCCGAGACCGGACTGGCGGGGCTGAAGGAATTGCAGCTGACCCAACATGGAGAGAAATACATGCAAG GTAACCCCACCGATCTGTTTGACGTCACCATAAGCCCGGATGTTCTAGTGCTAAAGGGGTGTGGCCTAGGCGGGACGTCGCTCATTAATGCAAATGTGGCTCTCGACTGCGACCCGAGGATATTTAAAGATAAG GTATGGCCCAAAGCACTGCGGGACGACTTGGACACACTGAACGGCGTCGATCGAGAGCTTGTCCTAGATATGATGAAGCCGACCGAGTACCCGTCACACTACCCAGAGCTACCGAAGCAGAAAGCCTTCAAGACTGCCGCTATACACCTAGCAGATATTGAGGATCTACCCCTGGATAAGATTTATAAGAG TACCCCGATTTACGTAAACTTTGAGGATCGTCAGAAGAACCACGTTGGTATCCCGCAACCAGCGTGTAACAACTGCGGCAACTGCTGCGGAGGTTGTAATACGGGAGCAAAGAACACCTTAAATATGAACTACCTTCCTGATGCCAAGGCACATGGTGCTCACATCTTCACGGAG GTTGAGGTCAGGGTCATTTCTCGAGACGACGAACGCGCCGAGTGGCGCGTCCATTACGCCCCTTACGTCAACGGTGACttcaacgcaacgcaacgcgtCATAACCGCTCCGGTGGTCATCCTCGGTGGGGGCGCCCTTGGCTCGACCAACATCCTGCTGAATTCAAAAAGCCGTGATATGCTGGAGCTTTCCTCGCGGCTCGGCCAGTCGTTCACTACGAATGGAGACACGGTTGGGTTTAGCTACAACACCAAGATGCCGTTAAAACCGGTTGGGATCTCCACTAAGGAGGCCAGAAAG GACAAGGGAAAAGGACCCGGTCCCGGGATCACCAAGGTGATCGATCTACGAGACCGGAACAACAAGGGTGTCGAGCACAGCTACGTGCTGGAAGACGGCACCGTCCCCTCCGCCGCCGAGCTCCCGTATAAGTTCATCTTGAAGTGGCTAGAGGCACCTCACAGCGCTGTCGACACCACGCCGGGAGAGGACGACTGGAGGGAACTAGCTCGACACATCACAGGGAAGGCATTCACCAATACCGCATGTATGTTGGCCATGAGTGTCGACACGTCCGAAGGTGTCGTTCGACTGGACGAAGAGAATGGAAGAGTCTGGATCGACTATCCGGGCGTAGGGGACGGCGAAAACTTCAACACAGTCCACGAAG GTATAAAGGAAGCCACGGCCTCGCTGCACGGTCACTACATACCAAACCCCCTCTGGGCTGGTCTCTTCGCTAAGCTGAGACACACTAAAGGTGTAACTACGGTGCACCCTCTCGGTGGGTGTGGCATGGGCGAGACAGGTGAAGAGGGTGTGGTCAGCCACGAAGGACAG GTTTTTGTTGGCAATACATCAGATGTACATCCGGGTTTGTACGTCATGGACGGTGCGATCATTCCACGTAGTCTTGGAGTCAACCCCAGTCTGACTATTGCTATGGTGGCCGAGCGATGCATGCGCCTACTTGCGGATAAACACGGCTGGAACATAGACTACGTGAGCGACAAGAAGTACAACTTTTAA
- the LOC117290091 gene encoding beta-1,3-galactosyltransferase 1-like — FVEIFIIFIIIILCFRTTTTTTTTTTATTTATTPTKTTTAATTTTTITIDDIRILHRLNMRLFRRGRCKYFCLTLVYILVVYVIFNNIPISIFNRHECDPYLKMKDGKQFHHTFFLAEPQTCFHASSSHPRPVFLLVVIASSGDNFERRQAIRETWGSPKEIMGRGIVTVFLLGEEPLEKFSPETRDLLQDESAAHHDILQADFIDTYKNLTIKTIVGLKWIHAYCSHASYFMKTDDDMYISYANLVKNLSAPSTPTTDFAMGHLFENNFASRSFHNKFYMPRCMFPEKFYPPYLAGSGYVMSGDLAGKIFRTALYSNFVYFEDVFVGVCFRTLGVKPTGHSGFNFIHIGYEFCKYRNDVVSSHGVETKEMHDIWNDLQNSETKCLPST; from the exons ttcgtcgagatttttattatttttattattattattctttgtttccgc acaacaacaacaacaacaacaacaacaactgcaacaacaacagcaacaacaccaacaaaaacaacaacagcagcaacaacaacaacaacaataacaatcgATGATATAAGGATACTACATCGGCTAAATATGAGATTATTTAGAAGGGGACGCTGTAAGTATTTTTGTCTAACTTTGGTCTATATTTTAGTGGTGTATGTTATCTTTAACAACATTCCCATTTCGATCTTCAATCGCCATGAGTGTGACCCTTACCTGAAAATGAAAGACGGCAAACAATTTCATCACACTTTCTTCCTGGCCGAGCCACAGACTTGTTTTCACGCTTCGAGTTCGCATCCGAGGCCCGTGTTCTTGTTAGTTGTGATCGCTTCTTCGGGGGACAACTTCGAGAGGCGTCAAGCGATTCGCGAGACATGGGGAAGTCCCAAGGAGATCATGGGGAGGGGTATCGTCACAGTCTTCCTGCTCGGCGAGGAGCCCCTGGAGAAGTTTTCTCCCGAAACCCGAGATTTACTTCAGGATGAAAGCGCTGCACACCATGACATTCTCCAGGCAGACTTCATTGACACTTATAAGAACCTCACCATTAAGACCATAGTTGGACTGAAGTGGATCCACGCGTACTGTTCCCATGCCTcgtacttcatgaaaacagacgATGACATGTACATCAGTTACGCTAACTTAGTCAAGAATCTGTCTGCTCCCTCGACCCCAACCACTGACTTTGCGATGGGTCATCTCTTCGAGAACAATTTTGCCTCTCGAAGTTTTCACAATAAATTCTACATGCCGAGATGTATGTTCCCGGAGAAGTTCTACCCTCCGTATCTTGCAGGGTCAGGCTATGTCATGTCTGGCGATTTGGCGGGAAAGATCTTCCGAACTGCTTTGTATAGTAACTTCGTTTATTTCGAGGACGTCTTTGTTGGGGTGTGTTTTCGGACGCTAGGGGTAAAGCCCACAGGACACAGCGGTTTTAATTTTATACACATTGGTTATGAGTTTTGCAAATATAGAAATGATGTGGTTTCATCTCATGGAGTTGAGACGAAGGAAATGCACGATATATGGAACGATCTACAAAATTCTGAAACTAAATGTTTACCGTCAACttaa
- the LOC117290743 gene encoding 72 kDa type IV collagenase-like yields the protein MYTISVSLRVLVGIVAACCCSLTVVSGIPAASSDPEKSDAALNYLINYGYMNPPASEGADLLTITDVRSSIQRMQRFANLPQTGEVDAETLRVMKMPRCGVPDPNGRGTNGTVLGGRLKRYAHTGGKWPKKDLTFRVLNSPQELSFSEVVATMREAFKLWSDVVPLRFFEVTAGYADIYISFGTYSHGDLFAFDGPGGTLAHAYPPMSGFDDLDGDVHFDDSETFTSSGYDGINLLIVATHEIGHSLGLAHSEVQGALMQPFYSGYTPDFRLSYDDILGMQLIYGSKQTSPPNPDPRPTYSPDVTERPATTVKRRNKDTCNKAFEAVAYVRGEIFGFRGARYWRIPRVGQLVSPQEGDRVKYFWQGLPTRIDAGYERWHDQKSLFFKGDQYWQFDGITLEPGYPQYISDLSPDLPVDIDAVMTWKEYSKTYFFKGDLVWRFDEVSKTVDANWPYPIEEIFPGVPSNLGSAFRFRDGNGYFIRGRKYWMFNDTAGEVSKGFPRYFGVDFLDCNLQEILQDEANEGSNGAVGRGVAAATVTALGLIMTVLVRL from the exons ATGTACACAATCAGTGTGTCGTTACGGGTATTGGTAGGGATTGTGGCTGCTTGTTGCTGTAGTTTGACGGTCGTTTCGGGTATTCCTGCCGCTTCAAGTGATCCTGAAAAATCTGATGCAGCGTTG AATTACCTGATTAACTACGGCTACATGAACCCCCCtgcgtcagagggagccgatctTCTGACCATCACAGACGTACGCTCGTCCATTCAGCGCATGCAGCGGTTCGCCAACCTACCACAGACAGGGGAGGTGGACGCCGAGACACTACGGGTCATGAAGATGCCAAGATGCGGCGTGCCAGACCCCAATGGACGGGGGACTAACGGCACGGTGCTGGGTGGGAGACTCAAGAGGTACGCCCACACAGGGGGCAAGTGGCCGAAGAAGGACTTGACCTTCAG AGTGCTTAACAGCCCACAAGAATTGTCCTTCAGCGAGGTAGTGGCTACCATGCGAGAGGCCTTCAAGCTTTGGAGCGACGTGGTCCCCCTCCGGTTCTTTGAGGTGACGGCAGGCTACGCGGACATTTACATCAGTTTCGGCACCTACAGCCACGGGGATTTGTTCGCTTTTGACGGACCGGGAGGTACCCTAGCTCACGCCTACCCACCGATGAGTGGTTTCGACGATCTTGACGGCGATGTACATTTTGACGATTCCGAAACGTTCACATCTTCGGGATACGACG GTATAAATCTACTCATAGTTGCCACGCACGAGATCGGACACAGTTTGGGTTTGGCGCACTCTGAAGTGCAGGGCGCCCTCATGCAACCGTTCTACTCTGGCTACACCCCTGACTTCAGACTATCTTACGATGACATACTTGGCATGCAGCTTATTTACG GATCTAAACAAACTTCACCGCCGAATCCAGACCCGAGGCCCACCTACTCCCCGGATGTCACAGAAAGACCAGCCACAACGGTTAAGAGACGAAACAAAGACACATGCAATAAAGCCTTTGAGGCTGTGGCGTACGTCAGAGGAGAGATTTTCGGATTCAGG GGAGCCCGATACTGGAGAATCCCCCGCGTGGGACAGCTCGTCTCGCCACAAGAGGGCGACAGGGTCAAATACTTCTGGCAGGGCCTCCCAACTAGAATAGACGCCGGCTACGAAAGATGGCACGACCAGAAAAGTCTCTTTTTTAAAG gtgACCAGTACTGGCAGTTTGATGGAATCACACTGGAACCCGGTTATCCTCAATATATCAGTGACCTTTCACCTGACCTCCCAGTAGACATTGACGCAGTCATGACGTGGAAGGAGTACAGCAAAACATACTTTTTCAAG GGTGACTTGGTGTGGAGGTTTGATGAAGTCTCCAAGACGGTGGATGCTAATTGGCCATATCCAATTGAGGAAATCTTTCCCGGTGTTCCAAGTAATTTGGGGTCGGCCTTCAGGTTTCGGGATG GAAACGGTTATTTCATCAGAGGGAGGAAGTATTGGATGTTCAACGACACAGCCGGGGAAGTCTCAAAGGGATTCCCTCGATACTTTGGCGTCGACTTCTTGGACTGTAACTTACAGGAGATCCTGCAAGATGAGGCGAACGAGGGTTCAAATGGTGCCGTGGGTCGAGGGGTCGCAGCGGCAACCGTCACCGCCCTGGGGTTGATCATGACAGTGCTAGTCAGGCTTTGA